A segment of the Fusarium musae strain F31 chromosome 2, whole genome shotgun sequence genome:
AACTGTCAATTGCCTTCCACAAAGACTTGCCCTGCCTACGGATGGTGGGTGTCCCGAGCCCAAGTTGGTTAGCGAGACACGAAACACgaaggagagaagagaaaacatAGGGCGCGTGAAGGTCCCAGTAGGCTGGGAACATGGTGAAAGAAAGGGAGGATCATGTTTGTGCGTGATCGAGGACACGCCGGATCTCTTGTGCTACCGGTCGAAAGCATACATACGTCGAACTGATAGATCAAATGTCATATCACACGAGCCACGAAATGATTGATGGTCAGAGAAGACAGATGCACAGTCGTAGGGCTGGCGGGTGACGGATGACGGATAGCCGCAGGAATCCTCCTATCGTGTCGTGTCTAACAAGCTAGGAAAagaaacgaaacgaaacCATGAATCAAAAGGTGGCTAGCAAACATGACGGTTCCTTGGCTTCCGTCGCAGCAAACGCCACAACAGGGGTAGCTCTTGGGGTGACACAAACACCCGTTTCTTACCAAGATCTGCTGCCCCTGTTGAAATGATCTGCTGCCGTCGCAATGTCTCGGATCGGCAATGGGTCCCGGGGCCGAAATATCACGGACATGTCAAGTGCAAGGCTTGCATGGCTTGCATGCTCAGTCTCGTCACAATCCTGACGACCCATACAACACAGCACAATACTGGCCCTTCTCCTTATCTCGTCGGACTTTGTGAGACAGCATTTTAGGGTTCTCGGTGTCATCGATTCGACTATCTTCGCTTCACAATACAATACACTACACTCCATGGAATGAATATGAGGCTCGGCTCCCCCTTGGACCAATGTAATGCAAGGAGGGTGGGATGTGATACTCGAGGAATTGTACGGATACCGTGCGTCGTGGATCTAGTGCATCTTGGCAAGTCTCTACGCCGCTCGTGTGCTTAATCTCGTTCGTGCAGGATCGTGACATGAGTCACTGGGCTTCTCCAGAAGATACAGTACTGCAAGTTCTCCTTGGGTGCTTGGCAAGCCTGTCACATCTCGAATTGGAAACAGTGCAGCCTGTCCCAAATATGCTAGTACGTAAGTCTTGTCTCGGCAAACTCGAGTGAGTAAACTGTCAAGGCGCATGTTCGAAGCCTACTGTAGTGTGTGTTGTGTAGTGCAGTGTACTTTACTGTATTGTACTCGGTCAGCCAGCAAGTGCCTTTCCTATCAGCTCCTTGGCCCGGTCGCTGTGGTTCATCTCGAGGGCCAGCTCCCGCCCCCTTTCTCCCATCTTGCCCCATGTCTTCTGGAGGATGCCTATCATTTTTGCCTCGTCCAGATCtgacttcttctcaaagtcgTCAAACTGATCGTCGAGAAAGACCAGGCATGCTGTGTCCTCAAGGACCTGTGTCTCTTCATCCGCCTTAAGGTTCTCCTTGCGGATCAGGGCAGCCACTCGGGCGCGGTCCTCCTCGGGGATGGGGGGTTGAATCTCTGGAGAAGCAAGGAGCTCTGCAACTTGAGTGGCGGCTTGGGCCTTGAGCTTTGCTCTCCAAGTCAAGTAGCCGGGACGAGTCATTGGGTAGCTGCTTCGAGGGATCTCCCATCTGTACATGTCTGTAAGTACTGGGACTCGGGAGGAGCTTCAGACACTTACCTTCGAAAGTGCTGTGCTCGACAGGCGAGCTGGAGAACGGGGCTGGCGTCAGGGCATCGGCGGGTGAGCCACTTGGTCATCTTTTGAGCGTAGTTGAGCTCGAATGGGATCGTGGTTCCATCAGGGGCTTCGACTGTCCTTAAATCTTGGGCATGAGCAGcgtcgatgagctcgaggccTCGGGCGTACTCGGCGGGGAGGGGAGGGAGATGGTCGGTCATTGTGAGGCCTTTGTGGATAGTCTGACACTGTCCAATCGTCTACTCGGATGCTGTCCTGGACACTGTGAGTGATTAGCGGACAGAAAAGAGCGAGATTCGAGAATGTATGGATATCTTTGAACGGtgtgtgatgaagatgataaaGCCTCGGATGGTGTCGTGAGATGAGTCAGCAGCATTGGCAGATGTCCCATTGGATTTAGTGTGCGTGGGTGCTGTGCTCCGTGGGACTATCTCCGAGGACCACGGTCACATCATGATATGGGAACAACAATAGACGGTTTGACattaagtttttactttCCATGCAGACTTAAACAGCTGCTCTGGGGCAATGCAGTGTGTGTACGTATAGCACCTTGGTTAGTTCTAGTTGTTCAGTGGGACAACTGCAACGGGTTATTGTTCCATGTGCCAGTGACAATGTTCGAGCCCAGATGCAAAAAGCAGCACAAACAAGGAGATTCTGGCCTTCCATTGTACACTCCGTGTTCCCGGCATCCAATAGAAACAAGTGCATAGAGAATATAGGCCATTGCTCGTTCTAATATCGCCCTGTGGTCTCGTGCCCAGTGAAGGAAGCCCCCCTAAGCGTCAGACGGGCAATAAACTAATCGAGCAGTGCAGCACTGACAGTGGCAAGCCAACTGTGCATTGTTTCTGCACCTCGAGCACAGCCTAGAAAGTCTTTTATCTTTCATTTCGAAAGCGGATGTGCTTGTTTTCCCCTTCTACCCTTACTCCTCATCACAGACCTTGAGtgtttctctcttcctcaacattCCCCTCAGAACAATACTGCATCTGCAAAGAACATATTTTGCAAAGGGAAGATAGTATCTTACTTTCTTCCCTCTCGTcgtttttcttttccttgctATCATCACCCAGCCCGGTGCTGGACCCTTTGTTGTCACCATTCTTTCTTGATTCTTCCTCGCGAGGCAACACCTCGCTCGCTACTCATATCGAGGCATGCGCAGGCTTGTGAGGGACTGTTGAGCATCAGTATTGACTTCTCGTAATAGTATCGACATCACACGGGCGCTGTGATAGACCCTTTGCTTCTGCGCCCTCGAAAACAGATGAACACACGCTTCCTACCTCTTCTCCTTAAGTGAACACACCACTCACTACTCATTCAAGGTATGCAGAGACTTATTCAGGACTTATGAGCATAGCAAGTTAACTCGTAGTAGATCCGTCGTTTCGCAACACTCAAGCACACGACCTCTTGATTCTGCTCGGCAGCACATATCGACTTCGCTTCTGGCCTCAAGGTATGTTCAAGGTCGATCGGGACTGGCAAGCACACGATACTCACTAACTCTCGATGATAGTACTAGCATCAAGGGGCAGTCGTGGTCAGTCCTTTGCTCAAGTCATTTATACTCTACCTCTTTATTCAGCTTCGACGCTCTACACCCCTCGCTGCTCATCCTGAGGTATGCACAGACTTAACAAGATAGGTCTGATGAGCGCCAATGCTAATTCGTGGTAGAGTGTtagcatcatcaccattcgGGCATACTCATATTCAGTCCTATCCCTGATATCCGGGCGTCCAGCAAATCATGCACAGGTTTCCCATTCCGCCGCCCACTTGGGCCGCATACAAACAGCACCAAGAATACTATGATCGTTTATACCAAGGGCTCAGTGGTCCCTGGTATAACCCCAACACTGCTGTCCCCGGCTTCGTTGAGTTGCCAGGACATTCTGTGCCCCGACCCGCGACTGTCAATCAAGCATCGTCCTTTCAGCTGAAGCCCAAGGCTCGAGGCCGCCGCGTGACAATTGCCACTGccagtgatgaagagaatggCGTTGTCACAGACACCGAAGGCAACATCACGGACAGCTCCAACCCTGTctccaagagcaagatgaCTACCAAGGCAAAGGGAAAAGACAAGGCGGTTCAGACGGAGTCAGAGAACGAATCGTCTGCTGGTGAGACGTCAGTCCTTTCATCCGTCGCCTGCCTCAAGGACCCCAAGTGGTCTCTTTCAGAAGACTGCCGCCTTCGCAGCATGAAGGAGGCCGGCGAGACCTGGGCTTTCATTTCGGGATCTCTCTGCAAGACAAAGGACGATGTCCGAGCTCGCTGGAAGATACTCCAGAGTCAGTTGCTTGCCAAAGACACTATCAAGGGCACTGACACTGACAATGCCGCTGAGGAGGTGTCTGTCGATGACACAACCGACGAGGACGACGGAAACGAcggagacgatgaagagtctGCTGAAGGCGACGAAGACTCCGATGCAGACGACGAGGActctgatgacgatgaagagtctgatgaggatgacgaggatgacgaggatgacgaggatgacgaggatcccgatgatgacgaggactcagatgatgatgaaaagtcCGACAAATCTGACGAGGCCGACGAAGACTCTGATGATGACACCAACAAGATCCCCAAGTCCACTGGCCACTGCAAGTGGCACCAGGGTGAGATGAAGCATCTGCAGGAACACGTCTACGGGGCCATGTACCCTCCTCATATCTACCCGCAGCCCAATGCCCACTTGGTCAAACGAGACTGCGCCCTCCTTGCTACCATTGACAGCCAGTATAAGCGATCTCGCTGGCTCGAAATGCAGGCCAATTTCTACAATGTCACAGGACAAATGGTCCCTCTTGTATCATTCAAGGCCAGATTCGAGCGCgctgaggccgagaagacgGAGCGCTCCAAGACCCGCGAACTTGAGAAACGGCTGAACAAGGTCGAGGACTGGATTGCGAAGCAGGAACGTGAGAAGTCGGCCGACTCCGACAACACCGAAGATTCCGACGACTCGGATGAGTGATTCACTCCACTCAGATCACCCAACATCATGTCACGATAGGTGCGTTGCGTGAGTCTTTCTGACGGAATTCATCACAGAGTGACTCTCGACTGTTGCGAGTCTCTACACATAGAGACGAATATGCCTGGCCAAGACGATCGAGGTCTTGTTTCGTTATTGCTGTGTTTTTCTTGGCGTTCGGGGAGTAAAAGGATTAATTCGATAGATACGATCGTGATGGCTCAAGTTGCATTTTGGTAACTTAGACGGGGACAAATCTGAGACTCGGTCAATCATAGAAGCACTGCGAATTAGAGGAGAACAGAAAAATAAACAAGCCCGGGGGCAAATCCCCAGGTATTTGTTTTAAGAAAAAAGTAACATGCTTGCTACCTTGGTGATAGATAAATCATCTATTGACTGCGTGCGCCCAGAAATGCAAGCAACATCTGGGCTTAATATCAAACTCCTTTCTCTATTTTCCTAACCTCGGTTCCATGCAGAACTAAAGCATAACCCGTAAAAGCTGAAATTTTGTACAATATCTGATGATAAATAAGTAGGGCAATAACCCAATGCAAATGCACACAAAGATACAAATAGTTGTGGGTATCAAATAACAGGGCAGAAGTGAAATAAGACCAAATGCGCGCTGAGGACAGTGTGGGCTGGGATGGGCTGGGCTCTGATGGGGGAAATCAACTGTAAATCAGCCGGTTGGTAGGCATAATACCACAATATTTCAGCATCGCCTGTCTCCAGGTGATTTGCGTTCCGATCCTCGTGCCAGAGTCACCATGAGGGCTTTGCTGTTTCATCAGCAAGCTAGTACTGCCACGGCCTAATGCAAAATTGCGCTGTTCGTATCGATGTCTGAGATGCTCATAGGAATGTGATATGTGGTGTTGCGGAACGGGCCGTTCAGCGTGAATCAAATTTGGGGCCCCTTTAGCGTGAGGCGATTTAGACCCAAGCCGTGTTTTTGCTCATCTCAGTCGGTGTCGCTCAAATTGCTTCGGGGTCGTTCGTCCAGACACCACGATTTTCTCGAGTTGTTACCAGTGTTTTGGCCCGTGTTGGGTACTATGAGAACTGGCCGCGCCCTCTTCAAATGGGGTTCTCCATTCCCGGAGGGGGAGTGGCTCTTGGTATGGGATTTTGGTTCACCGCTGGAGGTTTACGTAGAGTACCACTGGTGCCGAGACCACGTTTCATCATCTTGCCCAGGACCGTAACCAGCTCGCAAGCATCACCAAACATGTCATCGTCCATTCCCTCCGTGGCTTCGTATACTTCCGCGATAGTGTCCTTGGCAACTTTCCGACTTCCTTCAGCATCGTGAACACATTCGTATAAGAAGGCAGCATATTCAGTTTTGACCGAGAGGCGAAGAGAGTGAGAGCCCCAGAGCATCGAGTCGGCAAGCTGGATAGCCTCCTGAAAATGCTGTTTTGCCTCAGGAAGGTAGTCCTTGGCCGGGATGAGAAAGTTGGGCGATAACGTAAAGTTTTGATCTTCAAACCCCGGGGGAGGCAACACGGGTCCTCCTTCTAGGGGGTGAGTTGGCTGAACAGAGGAGGGCCTGGATTCAACTTCCATGTCGGCAGCGCGTCCCTTTCCCTTATCCAGGCGCGGTGTCAATACAGCAGTTACATCTGGCGTTTGCCTTCCCAAATTCGAGACCGAGGGTGTATTGCCAAAGAGAGCAAAAATATGTGAGAAAGAGGCACGAAGTTTGTAGGCGAGGACCTTGAGTTCGACATAATTGCCAACCATTGGTATGACATATTGTTCAAGCATTACCTTGCCCTCTCGGGAGAGCCATATGATACGCAAGACGCGCCGTATCGCGTTAGGTGATGGCTCATAGTCAGGCCGGCGCTGCTTCTTTGCGGCAACAAGCTGTTCGGCAAGGTTAAGAGACAATCCTAGAATCTTGAAGAGCATGCTGGCCAAGAGAGGATTGTCATTCTCGACAGCTTTGGCAAGCTTGCCGAGAAACTTCTGGTCGACTTCAGAGGACGCCATGCAGCTCAGCCGGTACGTTCAAGGTGAAACTTGGGTGTAGGTGGGCTAGACGTAGAAGGGTCCACGACTGAGACTAGGgactttactttagtttagATATATCGACTAGGGCGACAGAGGGGAGGGGCGACGAGGGTGGAGGGAACAGCCTCGCATATGAATCAAAGCACGGGTGTCAAGCGTCATAGATGACAGCAGGACATGCGACGAAAGAGAAGCAGGGAAATATGAGAATATGGAggcaaagagaaggaggttgGCTGAACTAACCGTTAACGAGCtccacagcagcagcaaaacGCACGGCGGGAACGACGCGAAGTGCGCGCAGGTCGTTGCAGCAGCTCGCACGATGCAGCCCGGATGAGAGGCAGCCAGAGCAAACTGGGACTCGTAAGGCAGAGCCTATTACTTGGTCTGTAGAGGGGCGACTCTACGGGGACGGCGAGCCAAGTTGAAGACGCGCAAGACAGCTGGCAAGCTGTGATTGGGTCCGATGCGTATTGGTGATTTTGACTCGGATTGCAGTGATTAGATGAGATTTGAAGATGCAGAACGACAGCGTCAGGAGAAGAACGAGTGACAGATGACGCTTAAAAGGCGCAGTATCGACCAAGGAAGCTTCCTGAAACCAATTGGCTTAATCCGAGCTGAGAGTCGGACTGTACGTGACGGCGCATACGCATGAACTGACAAGAACCCCGGTGGTGATCAACTGCGGATTCTTCAACGTGCAATGACGACGAATAAGAAGCAGATGAGTAAAACGCGAGATTGCGATTGAGGACCAAGACCACGGGGACTACAATGAAAAGCTCGATAACAAACGAACGAGAGACTAGCAGCAGGAAACAAACGCAGAATTAGCGGCACCGAATAGCATGGCGGAAGAACGAACGACAGGATGGCAGGCTCGTTTGAAGGAAGTTATACGGCCAACCACTCGCGCGCGGTGTTGAAGACGGACGGGAGCGAGAGTGACTAGCCAGCAAGCAAGGACAAGCCGAGGCGCCTCCAGGTTCAGCGAATGACTAGGGCAGGCGGTGAGCAGAGCGGGTAGCAGACAGTTCTAGTCCTGACAAGACGGTCAGTGGGTTGCTGACGGGGGTCTCTGTTCAAAGCCAGGTCTGTGAGATGGATGGCCAGGCTAGACCAGGGGACCCTGAACTCCAAAAGGCACCGCTATCAACAGTGCACCACTGAGCGTGGAGAGTATCGACAAGGGTGGGAGGGTTCCAGAGCCTGTCTAGTCTGATCGGAGGCTTGTTTGAAGATAATGATGAGAGATGACTGACAGGTGCAAGGACGATTTTTGATAGTCTCGAGGTTCCGTTGGAGTCTGATTTCAAGATCCGTTAAGTTAAATTGTTTAGTCGTGGTATGAATGTAATTGTCTTGAGTTGGATAGGTGGTTGAGTCTGTTGACAGGGTAAACAAAACTTGCTCTCGCCAAGTCGATCAAATAAGTGATATAATGGGTGCTATTTTTGTCGTTCCAGATTGACGTCGTCTAAATGGATCTTTGCCTTCTGTGCAAAGTTGCCAGATGCACCTCGATCGACTTTGATGTGACACAATTTGAGGAATTGAAGATTCGAATTGTAAGATGAGACTGGAGAGAAGAGTTTAGAAGTGACACACGCGCCAcagacagcacagcacagcacacgGGGGTAAGGTGAAAATCGACGCGGCACGACGCGGTACGTTTTGCAAAGACCGAGTGAACCTTAGTTTGGTAGTCTCTTGGTAAAAGTGAAAAAAACAAACATGGACCCAACGGGCAGGTGAGTTAGGTAGGTAAACGTTAAGAATATTCGAAATAGGTAAAAGTGCGAAGAGGCGGCGGGACCGATGGATGTATAAGGAGGCTGGGGATATCGGCaatgtcaagtcaagtcatgTCAAGTCAACCTAAGTCATGTAAGAAGAAAAGTTTGAGaggaaaaagtaaaatacagAAACATCAGCGTCAGGTGGAAATGAGCTTCATGTCCGACGCACCTCCCTCACGCATGCTCTTTCCTACCTGAACACGGCATGCACACAGACAATTTTGGGCACAAAAAGGAAAgagtccttgtccttgggtaGATAGATGCCTCTCTCCCCTTCCTTTCCATCTTGTGGCTTGCTCTCGACATTGGCCCagattttaagttttatttcctaACTGGGCGTTTCCGTTGCAAGTCTACCTATCTACCTATCTATCTCATCTCTGTCTCACTGCAAAACTTAGGTAATAGCCCATACTTAGCgactaggtaaggtagtaaagtacctacctaaagTACCTAAGGGTGGGTTACTTTCACATGAGAAGCTTCCAAAAGTTAATCTTAACTTTTTCAGCACCTCCCCCCGTTGGACTGTGCAGTTACAGTCAGATCTCAACGGTCTCTCCGAACTGGGAACATGCTTGACCGTCTGACCGTTCAGTTTTAATAGCGAAAGACACAATCTTGACAATTACAAGAACAATACGGAGTAGAGTGTGTTCGAAGACACACACTGACCCACCCACGGACGGAGATTATCCCGAGACCTGGCCCGCAGACTGCTTGCTAATAAACTAACAACCACCGTCTCAGACTAGAATGCACTGCGATGCCATACTCCAACATCAGCGTCTGTATGTGGCTCAAGCCTGATGACCATTAAATTCatgcatgatgatggtgagccGTTGGCCGTTGACTTGACGCAGTATGAGGTAATTTGATCCATGGTTATCTGGCTGTCTGTAAGACCTTGACATTGTCGCTATCACTCTCTGTCAGGCTTCAATGCAGCACAAGTGTAGTATATACCGCCCAAGTCACAACACAGCTCACAACTCACAATTATGATCTATGCCTAATCACAATTCATTCTACTCTCACTCTTCTCTCGTGGACCTCAACTTGACACTTGTCTCtaatcctcttcatccaatCATTCCCATTTCTAGATGTTCAATGCTGATTTGACCTTTAGATGTGATCCACGTCTCTTCAACCAATCGTCGTCTACCCTGCACTTCCCAGCCACCTGAATTACATCTCGTTCGTATCTTTTCTTCCAGTCAATCATGATCCGTCCAACATCACGGGTGGTCTCTCCTTATGCGACCGCCCTCTCGAACACGTAGCTTATGCAGAATCCAATTACTCGTCGCCTCGATCAGGCTAATTCTTTTCGCTTCACTCACGGACCTTGTCCTTACGATTTGACTTACACGTTATGAGCCCCATATTCAGATACGAGCCAGCCTAGAATCCCAACCTCACGGTTTTTGACAGCATCACACTTCACGTCATGTTTTTGCTTCTTGCTCCTCGCTCAGCTCCTCGATCCCACCAGGGCAGATAGACAGACACAAACCTGCAGTGAGCTTTCCAACGAAGCTGCTGGTGTACCGTGTCCAATATTCGGCGGTTTGTTGCCGTAAACCATTTAACCTCGTCGACCTTGGAAAGAATACAAACAGGCACAGACAGTAATTGAGCACTGGAAAATATGAACCTATGTTGCCACAGTATCTACTCCCCCTGAACACTGAAATTGTTTCCAACCATCTATGGTATCCGCACCAGTCTGTTTGTGTGCCTTCTCCTGACTCCAATCAAATATTCCCAGCTATAGAAAAGCCACTCCGTTGCGCCTCTCTACTCCAACCCGGACGTGTGTGCCTAAAACTCACGACAGTCCTTGCCCGCCAAACGCCCATTATTCCAAGATAAAAAGTTCCAATCCTCGCTGGTAAGCCTAAGTCCAAGCTCTAGGCCGTACCAGCGCGCCTGGCTTTCGACGCCTGCTTCCGATATTCAAATGCTCCAGGCTCTTATCTGCCATACCGTTCTCAAACCGCTCGTGCCCTCCAACTGTGACCAGTTTCACCACATTCCCAAAGCTAAAGGCAACTGATCGCTGGCCGACTCGAACCATGGGGCCAATATCTGTCACGATCAAGTGTCCAGCTCTCTCGTTGTCTTGAAATAACGGTCGCGTCTCGTCAGTTCTTAACTGGCCACTCTGTGGCGCGGTCCAAATCTCCCAACGACCAAACAAATCCCGTCCTGGTTCTTTGCGCGGGGATCGGTGACGAAGCCCATCTGCCTTGCGCCGTCCGTTGGTTTCGACATATAGAACTCGAGTTGACTTTTGCCGAATGCCCACAACACAACCGTCAGATAGAACACTCCATGAGCCAGGGTTCTCTATATGTCTTTTCGTTTCCTTGACTGATTCCCACGCACACCAGCCTCGAGCTTCGGGGACCACAGAGCTTTGGTAATAAATCATGACATGCTCTTCAGGAGGGACGAAGGTTTGTACAATGCAATCCCCTGACTCAGCTCCAGTATAGCACAAGGTAAACCATGTAAGGCCATTGGACCCTGGCTGTGAGGAAGGCCGGGTGAAGAAAGCGCTTTGAAGTGAGCGCTGGGCCATAAGCTCCGTTGAAAACGTATATACAAGATTATAGTCTTCCATATCCACGAGATGAACGCGACTAGCTCCTGCAATCAAGAAGAGACCCAATGACGAAAGAGGCACTACTTGATGAACCCCATCTTGTTCAATGCCCTCGAGATGAACACTTCGGGAATTCCAGGAAAGTGTCTCTCTTGTCGCTGCGTGAACACAGCCTCTTCTAGATGCGGTAATAATGGCAATTAACGGCGCTGCCTGCTTGCTCCCTGTTGAAATCGTATTAGTGCATTAGGCAACTCTCTATGAAAATAGTACTTACGCTTCCCAATCAGGGGTCTGACACATGTAAGTGGACTTCTGCAGATGCCGTAGTCTGCCCCTTCTCCAGCCTCTGGCATGAACTCGGTAAGTGTCCCGTTTCTGCGTACGAGAACCAGTCGAGGAATATCGGTATTTATGTCGGACGAGCCGAAAAAGAAGGCTTCGGATTTCTGGCCTTGAAGGTTGGCGGAGAGCGGAGGCCCCCAAACTTTGTCCTTTATGTTCCATAAAGCTATCTTGAAGGGTGATAATATGGCTAGCCACTTGGAGTTGTCATCGATAGTCATGGCGAGCACAGGAAAAGGGGCATCATCTGAGCGGCAGCCATCAGCGATGGTGTATGGGATTATGCCGTGCCGGGCATCCCAAACTCGTATTGTGCGATCCAATCCGACTGATACAACATGGCCATCAGCCGCAGCGGTAAGCATTACAACATC
Coding sequences within it:
- a CDS encoding hypothetical protein (EggNog:ENOG41) translates to MTDHLPPLPAEYARGLELIDAAHAQDLRTVEAPDGTTIPFELNYAQKMTKWLTRRCPDASPVLQLACRAQHFRRWEIPRSSYPMTRPGYLTWRAKLKAQAATQVAELLASPEIQPPIPEEDRARVAALIRKENLKADEETQVLEDTACLVFLDDQFDDFEKKSDLDEAKMIGILQKTWGKMGERGRELALEMNHSDRAKELIGKALAG
- a CDS encoding hypothetical protein (EggNog:ENOG41), translating into MHRFPIPPPTWAAYKQHQEYYDRLYQGLSGPWYNPNTAVPGFVELPGHSVPRPATVNQASSFQLKPKARGRRVTIATASDEENGVVTDTEGNITDSSNPVSKSKMTTKAKGKDKAVQTESENESSAGETSVLSSVACLKDPKWSLSEDCRLRSMKEAGETWAFISGSLCKTKDDVRARWKILQSQLLAKDTIKGTDTDNAAEEVSVDDTTDEDDGNDGDDEESAEGDEDSDADDEDSDDDEESDEDDEDDEDDEDDEDPDDDEDSDDDEKSDKSDEADEDSDDDTNKIPKSTGHCKWHQGEMKHLQEHVYGAMYPPHIYPQPNAHLVKRDCALLATIDSQYKRSRWLEMQANFYNVTGQMVPLVSFKARFERAEAEKTERSKTRELEKRLNKVEDWIAKQEREKSADSDNTEDSDDSDE